In Pseudomonas alcaliphila JAB1, a single window of DNA contains:
- a CDS encoding 2-octaprenyl-3-methyl-6-methoxy-1,4-benzoquinol hydroxylase: MRADLIIVGAGMVGSTLALALEHSGLDILIVDGSPLSVSPFDAQAPFEPRVSALSMASQRILERLGAWQGIAARRACPYGEMRVWDGSGTGSIHFAAASVHAETLGHIVENRVVQDALLERLHDSQIGLLPGARLEQLRRSGDDWLLTFTDGRQLRAPLLVAADGANSAVRRLAGCATREWDYLHHAIVTSVRCEKPHQATAWQRFTDDGPLAFLPLAGLAGEHWCSIVWSTVPVEAERLMALDDEAFCIELSKAFESRLGKVLHADRRLCIPLRQRHAKRYVEPGLALIGDAAHTIHPLAGQGVNLGFLDAAVLAEVLLHAAARGEHLSDERVLSRFERRRMPHNLAMMAAMEGFQRLFQADPLPLRLLRNVGLDLVDGQAEAKALFVRQALGLAGDLPELARA; this comes from the coding sequence ATGCGAGCGGATCTGATCATCGTCGGCGCCGGTATGGTTGGCAGTACCCTGGCCTTGGCGCTGGAGCACAGCGGTCTGGACATCCTGATCGTCGACGGCAGCCCGCTGAGCGTGTCGCCGTTCGATGCCCAGGCGCCGTTCGAGCCACGTGTCAGCGCGCTGTCGATGGCCAGCCAGCGCATTCTCGAACGCCTGGGCGCCTGGCAGGGCATCGCCGCTCGGCGTGCCTGCCCCTACGGCGAGATGCGCGTCTGGGATGGCTCCGGCACCGGCAGCATCCACTTCGCTGCGGCCAGCGTGCATGCCGAGACGCTTGGCCATATCGTCGAGAATCGCGTGGTGCAGGATGCCCTGCTCGAAAGGCTGCACGACAGTCAGATCGGCCTGCTGCCTGGCGCGCGCCTGGAGCAGCTGCGCCGCTCCGGCGACGACTGGTTGCTGACGTTTACCGATGGTCGCCAACTGCGCGCACCGCTGCTGGTCGCGGCCGACGGCGCCAACTCCGCGGTACGCCGCCTGGCCGGCTGCGCTACGCGCGAATGGGATTATCTGCACCATGCCATCGTCACCAGCGTGCGTTGCGAGAAGCCGCACCAGGCCACTGCCTGGCAACGCTTTACCGACGATGGTCCACTGGCCTTCCTGCCGCTGGCAGGGCTTGCCGGCGAGCATTGGTGCTCGATCGTCTGGTCGACCGTGCCGGTCGAAGCCGAGCGCTTGATGGCGCTGGACGACGAGGCATTCTGCATCGAGCTGAGCAAGGCCTTCGAATCGCGCCTGGGCAAGGTGCTGCACGCCGACCGCCGTCTGTGCATCCCGCTGCGCCAGCGTCATGCCAAGCGTTATGTCGAGCCTGGGCTGGCGCTGATTGGCGATGCTGCGCACACCATCCATCCGCTGGCGGGGCAGGGCGTCAACCTGGGTTTCCTCGACGCCGCCGTGCTGGCCGAGGTGCTGCTGCATGCCGCTGCACGCGGTGAGCACCTCAGTGATGAGCGCGTGCTGAGCCGTTTCGAGCGTCGGCGCATGCCGCACAACCTGGCGATGATGGCGGCGATGGAGGGCTTCCAGCGTTTGTTCCAGGCCGACCCGCTGCCGCTGCGCCTGCTGCGCAACGTCGGCCTCGACCTGGTCGACGGCCAGGCCGAGGCCAAGGCGCTGTTCGTGCGTCAGGCGCTTGGGCTGGCAGGGGATCTGCCGGAGCTGGCGCGAGCCTGA
- the ubiH gene encoding 2-octaprenyl-6-methoxyphenyl hydroxylase — translation MSRVQLAIIGGGLVGASLALALQDTARQRGWRIALIEPFAPGSEYQPSYDARSTALSYGSRLIYERLGLWQSIAQRAEPIQQIHVSDRGRFGATRLQAIEEGVPALGYVAENAWLGHCLWQALDQDVIEWRCPAEVVGMQRLDDGYRLTLNDETCLDCELAILADGGRSGLREQLGIGVSSKPYGQSALIANISPLEAHRGQAFERFTDDGPMALLPLSDNRCALVWTRATADAERLLRASESSFLSELQQAFGYRLGALRQVGARHLYPLSLVEAQEQVRPHLVVLGNAAHSLHPIAGQGYNLSLRDTLALAEVLIDSEATLGDFATLQRYQQRQQLDQQMTVGFSDQVTRLFSNAQPLLTAGRNLGLLGLDLLPPAKRWFARQAMGMGTRNL, via the coding sequence ATGTCACGCGTACAGTTGGCCATTATTGGCGGCGGTCTGGTGGGTGCCAGCCTGGCGTTGGCCCTGCAGGACACGGCGCGTCAGCGTGGCTGGCGTATCGCCTTGATCGAGCCCTTCGCCCCGGGCAGTGAATACCAGCCCAGCTATGACGCGCGCTCTACCGCGCTGTCCTATGGCAGCCGGTTGATCTACGAGCGCCTGGGCCTGTGGCAGAGCATTGCCCAGCGGGCTGAGCCGATTCAGCAGATTCATGTTTCCGACCGCGGCCGCTTCGGCGCCACGCGCCTGCAGGCCATCGAGGAAGGCGTACCGGCGCTCGGTTACGTAGCTGAGAACGCCTGGCTCGGCCATTGTCTGTGGCAGGCGCTGGATCAGGATGTGATCGAGTGGCGTTGCCCGGCCGAAGTGGTCGGCATGCAGCGGCTCGACGACGGCTATCGCCTGACCCTGAACGACGAAACCTGCCTCGACTGCGAGCTGGCGATTCTCGCTGATGGCGGGCGTTCCGGCCTGCGTGAGCAGCTCGGTATCGGCGTCAGCAGCAAGCCTTATGGGCAGAGTGCGCTGATTGCCAACATCAGCCCGCTGGAGGCGCATCGCGGGCAGGCCTTCGAACGTTTCACCGATGACGGCCCGATGGCGCTGCTGCCCTTGAGTGACAACCGCTGCGCACTGGTCTGGACGCGCGCCACGGCTGACGCCGAACGTCTGTTGCGCGCCAGCGAGTCGAGTTTTCTCAGCGAGTTGCAGCAGGCTTTCGGTTATCGCCTGGGCGCCCTGCGCCAGGTGGGTGCGCGGCATCTCTATCCGCTAAGCCTGGTCGAGGCGCAGGAGCAGGTGCGTCCGCATCTGGTGGTGCTGGGCAACGCCGCGCACAGCCTGCACCCCATCGCCGGCCAGGGCTACAACCTGTCGCTGCGCGATACTCTGGCGCTGGCCGAGGTGCTTATCGATAGCGAGGCAACACTGGGCGATTTCGCCACCCTGCAGCGTTACCAGCAAAGGCAACAGCTCGATCAGCAAATGACCGTCGGCTTCTCCGACCAGGTGACGCGCCTGTTCAGCAACGCGCAGCCGCTGCTGACTGCCGGGCGCAACCTGGGTTTGCTCGGCCTCGACCTGCTGCCGCCGGCCAAGCGCTGGTTCGCCCGCCAGGCCATGGGCATGGGAACCCGCAATCTATGA